A stretch of the Verrucomicrobiota bacterium genome encodes the following:
- a CDS encoding DUF3309 domain-containing protein, translating to MNMILLIVVLLLLFGGGGFYMGGPVYGGGGLGLILVICLIIYFMGGFRGSKR from the coding sequence ATGAATATGATATTACTCATAGTGGTTCTGCTCCTTCTGTTCGGTGGTGGCGGGTTTTACATGGGGGGCCCGGTTTATGGCGGTGGCGGGCTCGGCCTGATTCTAGTGATCTGCCTCATCATTTATTTCATGGGCGGATTTCGCGGCTCGAAGCGATAG
- a CDS encoding dihydroorotase yields the protein MNSLLITGGRVLDPASRFDQTADVLVLDGKIAAVGAPSSMKFPADIPRLDATGKVVCPGLIDLHVHLREPGQSAKETIATGTEAAARGGFTSVLCMPNTVPAIDNAATVALIHEKCAREAKVNVYVSGAMSKGIAGEELAAIGSLKQAGVVAITDDGHCIQNNELMRRAMEYAKMFDLPLMDHCQDYALVTDGVVHEGYWSALLGLRGWPSLGEEVIVARNILLAETTGATIHCQHLSSARSVALLRDAKKRGVPISGEACPHHFTLTDAAVAGSDHFWAEDGKALAAGQPTPLPVWPVYDTNFKMNPPLGSWRDREALLEGLADGTIEIIGSDHAPHCGYEKEVEFDYAPFGITGLETELPLSLMQLYHSKRVSLLDLLAKFTVNPARLLRLKKGTLAVGADGDVTVFDPNHEWVYDRSESASKSKNSPFHGWRLKGKATATVVGGVVAWRQA from the coding sequence ATGAATTCGCTGTTGATTACCGGCGGACGTGTCCTCGACCCCGCCAGCCGTTTTGACCAAACGGCCGATGTGCTCGTTCTGGATGGCAAAATTGCGGCCGTTGGCGCGCCGTCGTCCATGAAGTTTCCCGCCGATATTCCGCGGCTGGACGCCACCGGCAAAGTGGTCTGCCCCGGTTTGATTGACCTGCATGTGCATTTGCGCGAGCCCGGCCAGTCGGCCAAGGAAACCATCGCCACCGGCACCGAGGCCGCCGCCCGCGGCGGGTTCACCTCTGTGCTGTGCATGCCGAATACCGTTCCTGCCATTGACAACGCGGCGACGGTGGCGCTGATCCATGAGAAATGCGCGCGCGAGGCCAAAGTGAATGTTTATGTTTCGGGTGCCATGTCCAAGGGCATTGCCGGGGAAGAGCTGGCCGCCATCGGCTCGCTCAAACAGGCGGGCGTGGTGGCCATCACGGATGACGGCCATTGCATCCAAAACAACGAACTGATGCGCCGGGCGATGGAGTACGCCAAAATGTTTGATCTGCCGCTGATGGATCATTGCCAGGATTATGCGCTGGTGACCGACGGCGTGGTGCATGAAGGGTATTGGAGCGCGCTGCTCGGGTTGCGCGGCTGGCCTTCGTTGGGCGAGGAAGTGATCGTCGCACGTAACATATTGCTGGCGGAGACCACCGGGGCCACCATCCATTGCCAGCATTTGAGTTCCGCCCGCAGCGTGGCGCTCCTCCGCGATGCCAAAAAACGCGGGGTGCCCATCTCCGGCGAGGCGTGCCCACATCATTTTACGCTGACGGATGCCGCCGTGGCGGGCAGCGACCATTTCTGGGCCGAAGATGGCAAGGCGCTGGCGGCAGGGCAGCCAACGCCTCTGCCGGTGTGGCCCGTTTATGACACCAATTTCAAGATGAATCCGCCCCTTGGGTCGTGGCGTGATCGCGAGGCCCTTCTGGAAGGGCTGGCGGATGGCACCATCGAGATCATCGGCAGTGATCACGCGCCGCACTGCGGGTATGAGAAGGAAGTGGAGTTTGATTACGCGCCGTTTGGCATCACCGGACTGGAAACCGAGCTGCCGCTCTCGCTCATGCAGTTGTACCACAGCAAGCGCGTTTCGTTGCTGGATCTCCTGGCCAAATTCACGGTCAACCCGGCCCGGCTGTTGCGGCTCAAGAAGGGTACGCTGGCGGTGGGGGCGGATGGCGATGTGACAGTGTTCGATCCCAACCACGAGTGGGTGTATGACCGCTCCGAAAGCGCGAGCAAATCCAAGAACAGCCCCTTCCACGGCTGGCGCCTGAAGGGCAAAGCCACTGCCACCGTGGTGGGCGGGGTGGTCGCGTGGCGGCAAGCATGA
- a CDS encoding serine hydrolase domain-containing protein, translated as MRRKSDFGVPKLLERYRALFCLLIVLVGLAGCSTSSKRPAAPPGPATQPTSVFDPAKLAAMDAAINQAIAQTNLPGGVLWVEHRGQVYARAYGQRAVVPAREAMTVDTIFDAASLTKVLATTPAMLWLIEQGRVNLDAPVQTYLPEFTGQGREPITIRHLMTHSAGLPPGLTSRERPEDYASGIRLALKEKPATPPATAFRYSDVNFILLGEIVRRVSGQPLNEFVARHFYEPLGMRDTGYLPPTEKRARIAPTEAFGGAMLRGTVHDPTARRMDGVAGHAGVFTTAADLARYARMLLGGGILEGVRVLKPETVRLMTTIQSPVAVKDKRGLGWDIDSPHAGPRGKWFPVGSYGHTGWTGTSVWIDPASQTMVIFLSNRNHPDGKGNVVPLRAQLGTLAAEALRPADYR; from the coding sequence ATGAGGCGTAAATCAGACTTTGGCGTACCCAAGTTGCTGGAACGTTACCGGGCCTTGTTTTGCCTGCTAATCGTCCTTGTCGGCTTGGCGGGATGTTCCACCTCCAGCAAACGCCCGGCCGCGCCACCCGGCCCAGCGACTCAGCCGACATCCGTATTCGACCCCGCCAAACTGGCGGCGATGGATGCCGCCATTAATCAGGCCATCGCCCAAACCAACCTGCCGGGCGGCGTCTTATGGGTGGAACATCGCGGGCAGGTGTATGCCCGTGCTTATGGGCAGCGTGCCGTTGTGCCGGCGCGGGAGGCCATGACGGTGGATACGATTTTCGACGCCGCGTCGCTCACCAAGGTCCTGGCCACTACGCCGGCGATGCTGTGGCTAATCGAGCAGGGACGCGTAAATCTGGACGCACCGGTGCAAACCTATCTACCGGAATTTACCGGGCAAGGCCGGGAACCGATCACCATCCGCCATCTGATGACCCACAGTGCCGGATTGCCGCCCGGCCTTACGAGCCGGGAACGCCCGGAAGATTATGCCTCGGGCATCCGCCTGGCCCTCAAGGAGAAGCCTGCGACCCCGCCCGCCACCGCCTTTCGCTATAGCGATGTGAATTTCATCCTGTTGGGCGAAATCGTGCGGCGGGTCAGCGGACAACCCTTGAATGAGTTTGTGGCACGTCATTTTTATGAACCGTTGGGCATGCGTGATACCGGTTATCTGCCGCCAACGGAGAAGCGCGCGCGGATTGCACCCACCGAGGCGTTCGGCGGCGCGATGCTGCGTGGCACCGTCCATGATCCCACCGCGCGCCGGATGGATGGCGTGGCGGGACACGCCGGAGTGTTCACCACCGCCGCCGACCTGGCCCGCTACGCCCGGATGTTGCTGGGCGGCGGAATACTCGAGGGCGTGCGGGTGCTCAAACCGGAAACCGTGCGGTTGATGACCACCATTCAAAGTCCCGTTGCGGTCAAGGATAAGCGTGGACTGGGTTGGGACATTGATTCCCCACATGCCGGCCCGCGCGGAAAATGGTTTCCGGTGGGTTCGTATGGTCACACAGGTTGGACCGGTACCAGCGTGTGGATTGATCCCGCCTCGCAAACCATGGTGATTTTCCTGAGCAATCGCAATCATCCGGATGGCAAGGGCAACGTGGTTCCGTTGCGCGCTCAATTGGGGACGCTGGCAGCGGAGGCATTAAGGCCTGCAGACTATCGCTGA